A region of Sesamum indicum cultivar Zhongzhi No. 13 linkage group LG7, S_indicum_v1.0, whole genome shotgun sequence DNA encodes the following proteins:
- the LOC105166584 gene encoding U11/U12 small nuclear ribonucleoprotein 31 kDa protein, whose amino-acid sequence MYRKGNYSDDEEDDTLFYRYTSAGGGGAPPSATTSKSSSGGGSGGLAPSKSTVYVSNIDYNLTNSDLHTIFSTFGKVAKVTVLKDRVTRQSKGVAFILFVSRDDAVKAVKGMDKKILNGRTLRASIASDNGRAAEFIRKKVYKDKSRCYECGEEGHLSYECPRNFLGPRERPVAKKGRRSGGGGESTGKNYEYNFEEEEGEGDFEAENWASVVDGEREAEERLLRGETERGGMKKEKREKRKGYFSDESDEED is encoded by the coding sequence atgtatcGCAAGGGAAACTACAGCGACGACGAAGAGGACGATACTTTATTCTACCGGTACACATCCGCCGGCGGCGGCGGGGCGCCACCGTCCGCCACGACATCTAAGTCCTCCAGCGGGGGAGGTAGTGGCGGCCTAGCTCCGTCAAAATCCACGGTGTATGTCAGCAACATAGACTACAACCTCACGAACTCTGATCTCCACACGATCTTCTCGACCTTCGGCAAAGTTGCCAAGGTCACTGTCCTCAAGGACCGGGTCACGCGCCAGAGCAAGGGTGTGGCGTTCATCCTCTTCGTCAGTCGGGACGACGCCGTCAAAGCCGTGAAGGGGATGGATAAGAAGATACTCAATGGGAGGACTCTACGCGCGTCGATTGCCTCGGATAACGGACGGGCGGCTGAGTTTATTCGGAAGAAGGTGTATAAGGATAAGAGTAGGTGTTACGAGTGTGGGGAAGAAGGGCATTTGTCGTACGAGTGTCCGAGGAATTTCTTGGGTCCGAGGGAACGGCCTGTGGCGAAGAAAGGCCGGAGGAGTGGTGGGGGAGGGGAGAGTACAGGGAAGAATTATGAGTATAATTTTGAGGAGGAAGAGGGAGAAGGTGATTTCGAGGCGGAGAATTGGGCGTCAGTCGTCGATGGGGAACGGGAGGCCGAGGAGAGATTGTTGAGGGGTGAGACGGAGAGGGGAggaatgaaaaaggaaaagagagagaagaggaaaGGGTATTTTAGTGATGAGAGTGATGAGGAGGATTGA